GAAAAATGAAACACTTGTAGTCGTTGATCCAGTAATGGGGGATGATGGGAAACTTTATGCTACCATTACAGAAGGCATGGTCAAAGAGATGAAAAAATTAATTTCCAAATCTCATGTGATAACCCCAAATTTTACAGAAGCCTGTTTTCTTTTGGATGAGAAGTACGATCAAAATATTAGTGAAGAAATGTTGAAAAGCTGGTTAAAACGTTTGTCAGACATGGGCCCAGAAGTCGTTATTATAACAAGTGTTCCTGATGAATCTAAATCGAAAATAGGGGTATTAGCTTATGAAAGGACAAATAATAGGTTTTGGAAAATCACCAATAATTACATAAGAGCTTTATATCCTGGTACAGGGGACTCGTTTGCAAGTGTTATCGTTGGTAGTCTTTTAAACGGAGACAGTGTACCGATGGCAATAGACAGGGCTACTCAATTCGTGGCTACCTGTTTAAAAGCTAGTTATGGTTATAAATATCCTCAAAGGGAAGGTATACTCTTAGAAAAAGTGCTTGATACTTTGAACGCTCCGACACTTTTACAAAGCTATGAGATTTTTTAGAAGATTTTTTGTTGTATAATATTAGAAAGCAAAAGGTTGGTGCTTAAAAGTTATGAATTTATCGGTGTATTCAGAAATCGGAAAATTAGAAAAAATCCTTCTACACAGACCGGGAAAAGAGTTAGAAAATTTATCTCCTCATTATCTTTCTGATCTGTTATTTGACGATATTCCTTTTTTGTATAAAGCTCAAGAAGAACATGATTACTTTGCAAATGTTTTGAGAGACAATGGTGTAGAAGTTTTATATCTTACTGAATTGTTGACAGAAACTCTCAATGATTTGGATTTAAAAGAAAAATTTGTTGAAGAGTTTTTACAATTCTCAGAAATATACAATAGCTTCATTTATGATCTTTTAAAAGATTATTTGTTTTCCCTAGATACCAAAGAGATGGTGGACACTATAATATCTGGTATACGCTCCGATCAACTAGAAATTAACAGAAACATCTTCTCCTTGAGGGTTAGAAGAGCGGATATAGAATTACCTTTTTTCCTTCCTCCCATGCCAAACCTATATTTTCAAAGGGATCCTGTGGCGATTTTGGGAAAAGGTGCCTGCGTGAACAGAATGAAAACCTCCGCAAGAAGAAGAGAAGTCATGCTTATGGAATATGTCATAAAATACAACAAAAAATTTGAGGGCACCCAATTGTATTACGAGAAAGATTATCCTTATCCAATAGAGGGTGGAGATATCTTAGTGTTAAGCGAGAAAGTTTTAGCAGTCGGTATTTCTCAAAGAACTTCACCAGAAGCCGTCGAAATACTCGCTAAGAAGTTTCTCAAAGAAAATAAAGATACCTTTGAGAAGATAATTGCATTTATAATACCTGATAATAGGGCTTATATGCATTTAGATACCATATTCACAATGGTTGATTACGATAAATTTCTAGTTCATGCAAATTTAAGAGAAGATATAGATACTTTTATTATTACAAAGTCTAAAGAGGGATTCGATTTTTATGAGGAAGAAGAAAGCTTGGAACATATATTAAAAAAACATCTTAATTTAGATCATGTTCAAATTATTAAATGCGGAAATGCTGATATAATAGCATCACACAGGGAGCAATGGAATGATGGCTCCAACAGTTTGGCAATAGAACCTGGAAAGGTTATCACCTATGATCGAAATTACATCACCAACAGAGAATTAGAAAAATCGGGGATAGAAGTTTTAACCATACCATCCAGCGAATTATCTAGGGGGAGGGGAGGCCCTAGGTGCGCTAGTATGCCACTTATAAGGAGGAGATACACTTGAGGAAAAAAGTTTTGATAATGGGAGCAGCAGGTAGAGATTTTCATAATTTCAACGTTTATTATCGCAATAATCCTGACTATGAAGTTGTTTGTTTCACAGCCACCCAAATTCCTGATATCGAAGGAAGGCTTTATCCAAAAGAGCTCGCTGGAGAGTTTTATCCTAAAGGGATACCTATAGAATCAGAAGCTAACCTAGTCAATCTTATCAAAGAAAACAACATCGACGAAGTGGTTTTATCCTACAGCGATTTGCCGTTTTCATACGTAATGGAAAAGGCTTCTTTAGTGCTTGCGAGTGGAGCAGATTTTAAACTTCTGGGCCCGAATAATTCTATGTTGAAATCCAAAAAACCTATTATCTCGATTTGTGCCGTTAGAACCGGTTCAGGGAAAAGTCAAACAACGAGGAGAGTTTTGGATATTCTAAAAAATAAAGGTTTGAAAGTAGTTTCAATCAGACACCCAATGCCATATGGAAACCTGGTAAAGCAAAAGGTACAAAGGTTTGCCACTTACGAAGATCTAGACAAACACGAATGTACAATTGAAGAAAGAGAGGAGTATGAACCTCATATAGATAGGAACTCTGTTATCTATGCAGGTGTTGATTATGAAGAGATATTGAGACAGGCGGAAGAAGAAAATCCCGATGTTATATTATGGGATGGTGGAAACAACGATTTTTCTTTCTATAAACCCGATTTATCTATTGTTGTAGTCGATCCACACAGAGCCGGTCACGAGGTATCCTATTTCCCTGGAATGACGAATCTTATTATGGCAGATGTTCTAGTTATCAATAAAGAAGAAACAGCAACATTGGAAGGCATTGAAAAAGTAAGAGCAAATATAGAAAAATGGAATCCAAACGCTACAGTTATTGATGCCGCATCTCCTTTATTCGTTAAAAATCCTTCTATTATAAGAGGGAAGAGATGCCTTGTTATTGAAGATGGACCCACCTTAACTCACGGAGAAATGACCTATGGTGCTGGTTTCATAGCTGCTAAAAAATTTGGAGCCTCTGAAATAATTGATCCAAGGCCTTATGCAGTTGGTTCAATAGTAAATACTTACAAGAAATACACCCATCTTGATAAGATACTTCCCGCGATGGGTTATGGAAAAAAACAGATAAAAGAACTGGAAGAAAGCATAAATAAATCCGATGCCGAAGTTGTGGTTATAGGTACACCAATTGATCTAACAAGGATTATGGACATAAAAAAACCTACAGTTAGGGTAACTTACGAGTTACAAGAAATCGGTAAACCCGATTTGGAAGAAGTTTTAAGTGATTTTTTAGCCAACAAATAAAATGTTTGAGAGATGCTCATTTAGAGCATCTCTCGTTGATGTTTTTCAATTTCTAAATTATTTAAGGAATTCGCAGGTTGGAGGTGCGTTTTGTGGCAAATGTGTATATTGGAGGAAAAAGAAAAAGAGGCCGAAGAATATGGCTTATTTTGATAATAATTATCGCTATAATCGTGGCTTTTTTAGGATTCATGTTTTATAGATACAACCAGTTCGTCAACAATCCTGTAGCCACATCCAACAAGATAACCTATACGGTATCTTATGACAATGGGTTATATTTTATAAGGGTTCTTAACGATAACAGGAAGATAATGATAGTCAAAGTAGAGGATGGAACTACCTTTCCGGAGTCTTACATTACTTTATCTTCTGAAAATTTAGATAAAGTTACAAATGATTTTTTGGAGTTATTTGAACTTAACTCGAATTTTAATTACTATTTTCACATAAACGATGATGTTGCAAACAAGTTTATAAGCAAATTAGGTGGCAGCAACTTAAAAGGTATCGATGGAGTTTTTGATGCTTTGATAAATAGTGAGATGAGATTTTGGCAAGTTTTCAGTTTGGAAGAATATATAGATATAGTAAAAAATTACGATAGGTCCACAAATTTGGACGAAGAAGGGGTTTATGCCCTCATTAATGGCTTTTCAAAGTACTCTATAACCAATTACGATAAGTTAACTGTTCCACTCCTTTTAACTAAACCACTTCAAATCAATATAGCAAATCAAACAATCGAAAGAAAATACGTCGATATAGAGGCTTTTGAGAGGATCAAAGAAATCGTGGAGTGATTACTATTTGAAAATACATATTTTAAGAATTTTATCTTTCATCTTTCTGATTTTTTTGACACTCAGTTTTATAATACCTTTAGGTAAGAATATTCAATTAGATCAATCTTCCATAGAATTTCCTTACTATTTTTTGGTTCTAGGAAGAGATGAAAATATTGAAAGTTCAACCAGAACAGATGTGATAATCTTAGGGGGAATCGATAAAGGGAAGATCATTTTTCTACCCATACCAAGGGATCTTTTGATTAGCATTGATCAAACTGAAAGAAGAATTAACTCTGTTTATGAAATTTACGGTATCGACAGGCTCAAAGAAGAGGTTGAAAAATTAAGCGGTGTTCAGATTTCAGATTACATAATTTTTGATTATTCTATATTTAAAAGTATTGGTGATTTATTTGCTCCTATAGATATATACATAGAATCGGATATGAGTTACTCAGATTATCACCAAAATCTACATATAGATTTTAAAAAAGGGTATAATAAGTTAAATGGTGAAGAATTGTTGTATTATGTGAGATACCGAGATGCAGCAGGAGATTTAGGAAGGATGGAACGTCAAAAAAATGCTGTATTAGCTTTATTGAACGAAGTCAAATCGGCTGGCATAAATAAACTCCTTGAAGCAGTAAATATAGGTTTATCTGACACCGTTAATTCTTTTGAAATTAAAGATCTACTTTTCCTGTATAACCAAGTGAAAAATGCCCAGATGGAATTTATCTCATTTCCCTATCTAATCAAAGATAGTTATGTAGTTGTTGATGAAAGTAAAATATCCCAAATTCAATACAAGTTGAAAACCTTTGAAGCATATTCTGACCAAAGCAACGATAAATCAAAAATACTCATCACCAAAAATTTTTCCAGCAAGTTGTATAATTTTTATACCTATGTTTTTGACGTATGGAAAAAACCGGGATATCAGATTAAGGTTTTGGATGAAACCTTTGATGGTTTAAGTGACCAGTATTCATATGTTTTTTTTAGGAACGTTGAAAAAGAAACTAAGGAAAAAATAAAAGCAGATTTGAAAGAAACATTCGGAACAAATTTCATCGAAATAGAAGATAAGTACAAATATTTTCAATTGATAGATTTTATTTCAGAAAACTTGATTGATCCAACAGGTTACGACGCAGTGGTGGTTCTTAATGAAAGGTGGTAAAAGAAATAATTCGGTTTTCCTTCTGACTATTTCTTTTTTCACAAGGTCGAAAAAAAACTTTAAATTCTCTCTCATCGCTATGATAATAGGAGTATGGGGTATCATAGTAGTTACCTCAATAATAAATGGTTTCGATAGCTTATTAATAGATTCAATAACTAATTTTTATCCTCATCTCGTTGTTAGAGGAAATTATGCTCAAAACTCATCAGAAATAGACAAAATTGTAAATTTTAACATCATCCCTGTTGCAGTTATAAACCAATCTAAAATTGCCTTCTCTCAACTTATAGAATTGGATGATCTATCAATCTATGAAGAATTTGTAAATGAGGAAAGCGGTACCGAAGGTCTTATATTAGGAAATAAATTAGCGAATAATCTCAATGTTGAAATTGGTGATACCATAATAACTGTGAGAACAAAAGGCCTATTGCCAATTTTCCAAGAAAGTATTGTTACAGGAATATTCGATTCTGGGGTATATTCGTACGATTCAACCTTCATATTGTCTCAAAATTCGAATTCAAAAGAGTATACTGGTATTTTTTTAAAAAATCCAAATAAGGCTCAACAATTTAAAGAAAAATATCTTTCTCGTTACTCTGCCCTCACTTGGGAAGAGTCCAACGAAACTTTGGCTAAGGCTGTTCAGTTTGATAGCTTGATAGCTTTTACGATAACTTTTTTCATTCTGCTGATTTCTGGATTCAGTATATCAAACTCTGTTTCTTTCTCTGTCTTTAATAGAAAGAAAGAGATAGCTATTTTAAGGGCTCTTGGTTTTCAAAGAGGACAAGTATCTACTATTTTTATCTTAGAAACTTTTTTAATATCTCTAGTAGGATTTGTACTTGGAGTTATCGCGGGCATTTTAACATGCTGGTTTCTAATTATTTTAAAGATACCATTACCCGAAGGACTCTTTTATGTGGAATATTTACCCATTAAGATAACCGCTGGTTCTTTTTTGATAGCCTTTTTAATGAACTGTTTTGTATCTATTTTTTTCAGTTATATCGCTTCAAGACGAGCAGCTAGCTTCAATATTATAGAATCTTTAAAAGAGGAATAGAAGGGGGAGCTTAATTTGGCAGAAAAAGCATTTGTGATGATAAAACCTAATGCAGTTAAAAGAGGACTTATTGGTGAAATAATCAAAAGATATGAGCAAAAAGGACTAAAAGTTGTCGCCATGAAAATGATCAAGATGAAAAAAGAACAAGCTGAAGAGCTCTACAAAGTACACCAAGGTAAGGATTTTTATCAACCTTTGATAGAATTCATATTATCTGGACCTGTGGTCGTTATGATTTTAGAAGGCCCAAGGGTTATTGAAGCTGTTAGAAGCATAAACGGTGAAACAGATCCTCTAAAAGCTCAAGCAGGAAGTATTCGTGGGGAATTTGGGATAAGTGTCAGAAAAAATATTGTACATGCTTCAGATTCGATCCAAAGTGCTGAACAAGAGTGGGGAATTTTCTTTGAAGAAAATGAGATTTTTGAATATCTATGTGGTTTTGAAAACGAATTGTAATTTTTGAAGAGGTGAAATTCATGAGGGTTGCAGGTCTTATACTTTCAGGGTCAACTAAAGACAATTTAGATAAACTAACGTTAAAAAGGACTAGCGCAGCCGTTCCTGTTTTTGGTAAATACAGAGCCATAGATTTTACTTTAAGCAACATGGTGAATTCTGGCATCATAAACGTAGGTGTATTTACACAATACAATCCCAGATCTTTAATGGACCATTTGGGAAGCGGTAAAGAATGGAACTTGGATAGAAAAAGAGGGGGATTATTTATACTTCAACCATTTATAAGCCCTCAAAGCCGTAAAATGTACTATGAAGGAACAGCGGATGCAATATTCCAGAATTTAACTTTTTTGAGAAGATCATACGAAGATTTTGTTTTAATCGGTTCTGGAGATCATATATACAATATGGATTTTAGACCCCTTTTCAAATACCATGTAAAAAATGGTGCAGATGTTACTTTGCTAACAAAAACTGTAGAAGATAGAATAAATTTTAGTCAATACGGACAAGTCATTACAGATGAAAATAACAGAATCACACAAATCTATGAAAAAGACTCCGAATATCGCTCTAATAAGATTTTTTTGGGCGTTTATTTTATAAACAAAGCATTTTTGATGGAAATCCTATATGCCA
This genomic stretch from Petrotoga miotherma DSM 10691 harbors:
- a CDS encoding pyridoxamine kinase — protein: MYLKEKPIKRVAAIHDLSGFGKASLTVVIPILSSMKIQVCPIPTAILSTHTGGFKDYTFIDLTDNMKDIMAHWKKLDLSFDAIYSGFLGSEKQIDIVMEFIQYFSQKNETLVVVDPVMGDDGKLYATITEGMVKEMKKLISKSHVITPNFTEACFLLDEKYDQNISEEMLKSWLKRLSDMGPEVVIITSVPDESKSKIGVLAYERTNNRFWKITNNYIRALYPGTGDSFASVIVGSLLNGDSVPMAIDRATQFVATCLKASYGYKYPQREGILLEKVLDTLNAPTLLQSYEIF
- a CDS encoding arginine deiminase, giving the protein MNLSVYSEIGKLEKILLHRPGKELENLSPHYLSDLLFDDIPFLYKAQEEHDYFANVLRDNGVEVLYLTELLTETLNDLDLKEKFVEEFLQFSEIYNSFIYDLLKDYLFSLDTKEMVDTIISGIRSDQLEINRNIFSLRVRRADIELPFFLPPMPNLYFQRDPVAILGKGACVNRMKTSARRREVMLMEYVIKYNKKFEGTQLYYEKDYPYPIEGGDILVLSEKVLAVGISQRTSPEAVEILAKKFLKENKDTFEKIIAFIIPDNRAYMHLDTIFTMVDYDKFLVHANLREDIDTFIITKSKEGFDFYEEEESLEHILKKHLNLDHVQIIKCGNADIIASHREQWNDGSNSLAIEPGKVITYDRNYITNRELEKSGIEVLTIPSSELSRGRGGPRCASMPLIRRRYT
- a CDS encoding cyclic 2,3-diphosphoglycerate synthase, giving the protein MGAAGRDFHNFNVYYRNNPDYEVVCFTATQIPDIEGRLYPKELAGEFYPKGIPIESEANLVNLIKENNIDEVVLSYSDLPFSYVMEKASLVLASGADFKLLGPNNSMLKSKKPIISICAVRTGSGKSQTTRRVLDILKNKGLKVVSIRHPMPYGNLVKQKVQRFATYEDLDKHECTIEEREEYEPHIDRNSVIYAGVDYEEILRQAEEENPDVILWDGGNNDFSFYKPDLSIVVVDPHRAGHEVSYFPGMTNLIMADVLVINKEETATLEGIEKVRANIEKWNPNATVIDAASPLFVKNPSIIRGKRCLVIEDGPTLTHGEMTYGAGFIAAKKFGASEIIDPRPYAVGSIVNTYKKYTHLDKILPAMGYGKKQIKELEESINKSDAEVVVIGTPIDLTRIMDIKKPTVRVTYELQEIGKPDLEEVLSDFLANK
- a CDS encoding LCP family protein, which gives rise to MKIHILRILSFIFLIFLTLSFIIPLGKNIQLDQSSIEFPYYFLVLGRDENIESSTRTDVIILGGIDKGKIIFLPIPRDLLISIDQTERRINSVYEIYGIDRLKEEVEKLSGVQISDYIIFDYSIFKSIGDLFAPIDIYIESDMSYSDYHQNLHIDFKKGYNKLNGEELLYYVRYRDAAGDLGRMERQKNAVLALLNEVKSAGINKLLEAVNIGLSDTVNSFEIKDLLFLYNQVKNAQMEFISFPYLIKDSYVVVDESKISQIQYKLKTFEAYSDQSNDKSKILITKNFSSKLYNFYTYVFDVWKKPGYQIKVLDETFDGLSDQYSYVFFRNVEKETKEKIKADLKETFGTNFIEIEDKYKYFQLIDFISENLIDPTGYDAVVVLNERW
- a CDS encoding ABC transporter permease, yielding MKGGKRNNSVFLLTISFFTRSKKNFKFSLIAMIIGVWGIIVVTSIINGFDSLLIDSITNFYPHLVVRGNYAQNSSEIDKIVNFNIIPVAVINQSKIAFSQLIELDDLSIYEEFVNEESGTEGLILGNKLANNLNVEIGDTIITVRTKGLLPIFQESIVTGIFDSGVYSYDSTFILSQNSNSKEYTGIFLKNPNKAQQFKEKYLSRYSALTWEESNETLAKAVQFDSLIAFTITFFILLISGFSISNSVSFSVFNRKKEIAILRALGFQRGQVSTIFILETFLISLVGFVLGVIAGILTCWFLIILKIPLPEGLFYVEYLPIKITAGSFLIAFLMNCFVSIFFSYIASRRAASFNIIESLKEE
- the ndk gene encoding nucleoside-diphosphate kinase encodes the protein MAEKAFVMIKPNAVKRGLIGEIIKRYEQKGLKVVAMKMIKMKKEQAEELYKVHQGKDFYQPLIEFILSGPVVVMILEGPRVIEAVRSINGETDPLKAQAGSIRGEFGISVRKNIVHASDSIQSAEQEWGIFFEENEIFEYLCGFENEL
- the glgD gene encoding glucose-1-phosphate adenylyltransferase subunit GlgD, translating into MRVAGLILSGSTKDNLDKLTLKRTSAAVPVFGKYRAIDFTLSNMVNSGIINVGVFTQYNPRSLMDHLGSGKEWNLDRKRGGLFILQPFISPQSRKMYYEGTADAIFQNLTFLRRSYEDFVLIGSGDHIYNMDFRPLFKYHVKNGADVTLLTKTVEDRINFSQYGQVITDENNRITQIYEKDSEYRSNKIFLGVYFINKAFLMEILYANVPNGKFDLLKDIIIPNLSRMRVFSYEFDGYWKNIKKSVEDYYNTNMDILKEEVRNELFYSPERKIYTKLKDSAPPKINVNAEVSNSFVSDGCIINGVVRNSVLSRNVYIGAGSVIEDCIVLQGSYLEEGSVIRKTIIDKNVRIRSGKKLEGIGNEINVIEKGAVL